In Musa acuminata AAA Group cultivar baxijiao chromosome BXJ2-8, Cavendish_Baxijiao_AAA, whole genome shotgun sequence, one genomic interval encodes:
- the LOC103974729 gene encoding protein GRIM REAPER-like, whose product MAATTCLSSRRLLVSVLLLMISPIAPPCRIASAMEEEYAAVVGNHFMGLSPRAGSRFLAQGVKKGDRCDPVANNVCSGVQAKDDTQLLYCCKSYCRNVLNDRNNCGACGVRCGFGQLCCKGKCTAVAYDVDNCGKCGTVCQPELRCEYGSCGYA is encoded by the coding sequence atGGCGGCCACCACCTGCCTCTCTTCTCGGAGACTCCTCGTCTCCGTTCTCTTGCTCATGATCTCGCCCATCGCTCCTCCATGCCGCATTGCCTCGGCGATGGAGGAGGAGTACGCTGCCGTGGTGGGGAACCACTTCATGGGGTTGAGTCCACGCGCAGGGAGTCGGTTCTTGGCGCAGGGCGTGAAGAAAGGAGACCGGTGCGATCCCGTCGCCAACAACGTCTGCTCCGGGGTGCAGGCCAAGGACGACACCCAGTTGCTGTACTGCTGCAAGAGCTACTGCCGCAACGTGCTCAACGACCGCAACAACTGCGGCGCCTGCGGCGTCAGGTGCGGATTCGGGCAGCTGTGCTGCAAGGGGAAGTGCACCGCGGTGGCCTACGACGTCGACAACTGCGGCAAGTGCGGGACGGTGTGCCAGCCGGAACTGCGCTGCGAGTATGGCAGCTGTGGCTATGCCTGA
- the LOC135618230 gene encoding VQ motif-containing protein 4-like, whose product MESHPKARETFGSSSSNYSCTNGTTTAAAPPSSSPPAPPPLTPKSVARDGEVNTYQTTFVQADTSSFKQVVQMLTGSAETVAATATAAAAAAANSTARKAPVAPAAKATGPKKPAFKLYERRNSLKNLKILSPLIPTFFNSNPNSPVTAAGFSPRKQPEILSPSILDFPSLVLSPVTPLIPDPFNRPPHPNSEAAKWAEDRAIAEKGFYLHPSPRASAEADPPRLLPLFPVTSPEVSSDLSLAIPRSST is encoded by the coding sequence ATGGAAAGCCATCCAAAAGCTCGAGAAACCTTCGGCAGCAGTAGCAGCAATTACAGCTGCACCAATGGAACAACGACAGCTGCTGCTCCGCCGTCGTCGTCGCCACCAGCTCCACCACCTCTGACTCCCAAATCCGTTGCGAGAGATGGCGAGGTGAATACGTACCAGACGACCTTCGTCCAGGCTGACACTTCCTCCTTCAAACAAGTGGTCCAGATGCTCACAGGCTCAGCCGAGACCGTCGCCGctaccgccaccgccgccgctgcagcCGCCGCTAACTCGACTGCACGGAAGGCACCGGTTGCTCCGGCCGCCAAGGCTACCGGCCCAAAGAAGCCTGCTTTCAAGCTCTACGAGCGGCGGAACAGCCTCAAGAACCTCAAGATTCTTAGCCCACTCATACCAACATTCTTCAACTCCAACCCCAACTCCCCCGTCACCGCTGCCGGATTCTCTCCTCGGAAGCAGCCGGAGATCCTGTCGCCCAGTATTCTGGACTTCCCTTCGCTAGTGCTGAGTCCCGTCACGCCCTTGATCCCTGACCCCTTCAACCGGCCGCCGCACCCGAACTCAGAGGCTGCTAAATGGGCGGAGGACCGGGCGATCGCAGAGAAGGGGTTCTACCTGCATCCTTCGCCGCGGGCTTCGGCGGAAGCAGACCCTCCACGGCTGCTGCCGCTATTCCCGGTGACATCTCCCGAGGTCTCTTCTGATTTATCTCTTGCCATACCTCGATCTTCCACCTGA